In Xanthomonas campestris pv. phormiicola, the DNA window GCCGACTTCCTGCAGCAGCGCGAACCGCGACGCGCCGGTACCGCGCCCTACCCGCCCGGCGCCTGCTGCGCCCGCTCCTGCACCTTGGCCTCGCGCAATTCCTTTTCCGACGTGCGCAACGCCTTGATGTCGAGCGGGCGGATGCTCTGGATGCGGCACGGCAGGCGAATCGCGCCCGGGCTGCCGCCGATCACCAGCACGTCGTCGAAGCGCGCCGAGACCCGGTCGCTGAAGTGGGTGATGGCGATCGTCGGCGCGTAATCCAGATCGGCGCAACGGCCGCTCAGCTCCAGCAGATAGGCCTGGTTCGGCCGCGTCCACACCGCCAGTGCGCTGTCGCCGAGCGCGGTCCAGCCGCTGAGCCGGTTGAAGTACTGGAAGTCGCGCACCGGCGCGGCGGCGTGCGCGCGGTACAGCGCCAGGCGCTCGTCGTCGCTGATCCGGTTGCTGGCGCAGCCGGCCAGCGCGGCCAGTCCGAGCAGTGGCAGCAAGAGGCGTTTCATGGCGAATGCTCCCGAGGGCGAGATGCAAATCATGCACCCGTGCCACCCACCTTCCCGTGGCCGCCAGCCGCACATTCAGCCATCATGCGGCTGCCGTCGCCCCCGCGGCTCGCTCAGCGCTGCGCGGTCTTCGCCGATTCGCAGAAGCGCTGCCGGTATTCCAGCGCCTTGGGCATCAGCGCCTGCAGGTTCTGGATCCGCGTGCCCGGGTTGGGGTGCGTGGACGAGAACTCGGGCGGCGCCTGGCCGCCGCTGCTGGCGCTCATCCGTTCCCATAGCGGCACCGCCTCCTGCGGATCGAAGCAGGCCGCGGCGGCCAGCATCAGCCCGACCTCGTCGGCCTGGGTCTCGTGGCTGCGCGCGTACGGCAGCAGGTAGCCGTAGCCCATCGCCGCCATCGCCATCTGCTGCTGTTGCGGGTCCATGCCGCTGGCCGCGCCGGCCATCTGCCCGATCTGGGTCAGCTTCTGCTGCGCCATGCGTTGCGCACCGTGGCGCAGCAGCGCATGCGCGATCTCGTGGCCCATCACCACCGCCATCGCATCGGCGTTCCTGGCCACCGGCAGCAGGCCGGTGTAGACCGCCATCTTGCCGCCGGGCAGGCAGAACGCATTGGCCTGCTCGGACTCGATCACGTTGACGTCCCAGTCGAAACCGCGCGCATAGTGCTTGGCCTGCATGCCGTGCTCGGCGGCCAGCGCGTCCTCGACCACGTCGACCTTGGCGATCAGCCGCTGCGCGATCGCGCGTACCTGCTTGGCCACCTGCGACTGCGGATCGACCGGATGTTCCTGCGCCAGGATCTCCTGATAGGCCTGCAGCCCCAGCGCCTTCTCGTCCTCGACGCCTAGCGAATTGTCGATCAGCACCTTCTCGCCGGTGTAGGGATC includes these proteins:
- a CDS encoding M48 family metallopeptidase, which codes for MSNVFGRQGGEQGGGRRGSLGGVRWLVLLGFAVYAGFYWFSNRAEDPYTGEKVLIDNSLGVEDEKALGLQAYQEILAQEHPVDPQSQVAKQVRAIAQRLIAKVDVVEDALAAEHGMQAKHYARGFDWDVNVIESEQANAFCLPGGKMAVYTGLLPVARNADAMAVVMGHEIAHALLRHGAQRMAQQKLTQIGQMAGAASGMDPQQQQMAMAAMGYGYLLPYARSHETQADEVGLMLAAAACFDPQEAVPLWERMSASSGGQAPPEFSSTHPNPGTRIQNLQALMPKALEYRQRFCESAKTAQR
- a CDS encoding DUF6491 family protein, whose protein sequence is MKRLLLPLLGLAALAGCASNRISDDERLALYRAHAAAPVRDFQYFNRLSGWTALGDSALAVWTRPNQAYLLELSGRCADLDYAPTIAITHFSDRVSARFDDVLVIGGSPGAIRLPCRIQSIRPLDIKALRTSEKELREAKVQERAQQAPGG